A window of the Egibacter rhizosphaerae genome harbors these coding sequences:
- a CDS encoding LysM peptidoglycan-binding domain-containing protein, whose amino-acid sequence MSRSSFRVDQPQPNDLVDSPLLVAGMGGGFEATIDIRVLDGDGKVLVETFTTASNLISAWQETVNLPDDLPAPRGVVEVAPSTGKDEPESRISVPVFFGPAIISDYRSYMLYVVQPGDTLSGIAASEQLYAGSGGEPIFEANRDILADPDLIHPGQVLRIPANF is encoded by the coding sequence ATGTCCCGCTCATCATTTCGAGTCGATCAGCCTCAACCGAATGATCTGGTAGATAGCCCGTTACTCGTGGCCGGGATGGGCGGCGGTTTTGAAGCCACTATCGATATCCGTGTGCTTGACGGTGATGGCAAGGTTCTAGTCGAAACCTTCACCACCGCCAGCAACCTCATCTCAGCGTGGCAAGAAACGGTCAACTTGCCCGATGATCTTCCGGCTCCTCGCGGGGTGGTCGAAGTAGCCCCGAGCACTGGCAAGGACGAACCGGAGTCGCGCATCTCCGTTCCAGTGTTCTTTGGCCCGGCGATCATTTCCGACTATCGCAGCTACATGCTCTACGTAGTCCAACCGGGCGACACCCTTTCCGGTATCGCAGCCTCCGAGCAGCTCTACGCTGGCAGCGGAGGGGAGCCCATCTTTGAGGCCAACCGAGACATCCTCGCTGATCCTGACCTCATTCATCCGGGACAGGTCCTGCGCATCCCAGCGAACTTCTGA
- a CDS encoding Ldh family oxidoreductase — translation MQGTIAPMAGHKGYGISLAIDFLSGILPGSAYGAGVGSPFDPDGKSGCGHTYVAVSIDAVRGWDAFVADAEALIDEVKSTPLAQDSDEMLFPGEKEARAEIAARRDGITLPARTRAQLIELAHELGIDFGGERFASRPARCRDRSEILMTPLVALVHATPAAFVPARDAFAAHFPEADLWNLLDDRLMSAATSGGGLTPTLRRRMYALIDHAHEQGAAGVLLTCSMYGPAARAASPLFAPPVRGSDDALLAELADTDTEHLLVAGSASASVDDAIDRFHRDWSEAGKESGPKVESVVVDGAASAVAADDVAALAESVVSACRPHVQTSTSVWLAQYSLRPGGQDCEGT, via the coding sequence CTGCAAGGGACGATCGCTCCCATGGCAGGGCACAAAGGTTACGGGATCTCGCTGGCCATCGACTTCCTTTCTGGGATCCTGCCCGGCAGTGCCTACGGCGCCGGCGTGGGGAGTCCCTTCGACCCCGATGGCAAGAGCGGCTGCGGGCACACGTACGTCGCCGTCTCGATCGATGCCGTGCGCGGCTGGGACGCGTTCGTCGCCGACGCCGAGGCCCTTATCGACGAAGTCAAGTCGACACCGCTCGCTCAGGACTCCGACGAGATGCTGTTCCCCGGTGAGAAGGAAGCGCGAGCGGAGATCGCCGCTCGGCGGGACGGCATCACCCTCCCAGCCCGGACCCGCGCCCAGCTCATCGAACTCGCTCACGAGCTCGGCATCGACTTCGGGGGTGAGCGCTTCGCTTCCCGTCCCGCCCGCTGCAGGGACAGATCGGAGATTTTGATGACCCCACTCGTCGCGCTCGTGCACGCCACCCCAGCCGCGTTCGTGCCGGCACGGGACGCCTTCGCGGCGCACTTTCCCGAGGCCGATCTCTGGAACCTCCTGGATGATCGTCTCATGTCGGCAGCGACCAGTGGGGGTGGCCTCACGCCCACCCTGCGCCGACGTATGTACGCCCTCATCGACCACGCGCACGAGCAGGGCGCGGCGGGGGTATTGCTCACCTGCTCCATGTATGGGCCGGCCGCTCGCGCGGCTTCGCCTCTGTTCGCCCCACCCGTGCGCGGCTCGGACGACGCGCTTCTGGCCGAACTTGCCGACACTGACACCGAGCACCTCCTCGTCGCCGGCAGCGCATCCGCATCGGTGGACGACGCGATTGACCGGTTCCACCGAGACTGGTCAGAGGCGGGAAAGGAATCGGGTCCGAAGGTGGAGAGCGTCGTCGTGGACGGCGCAGCCTCGGCGGTCGCCGCCGACGACGTCGCCGCACTCGCCGAATCGGTCGTTTCGGCGTGTCGCCCGCACGTGCAGACCTCAACATCCGTGTGGTTGGCCCAGTACTCCCTGCGTCCGGGCGGACAGGACTGCGAGGGGACCTGA
- a CDS encoding sigma-70 family RNA polymerase sigma factor, giving the protein MEHALADYYDAGLRLAWLLLGDRELAEDAVGEALARTWRRARRGGIDNPRASLRQAIANESRSRIRRLVRERRARERRDGNDRGGRAADEQVADADALGRALQRLPARQRTAVVLFYYEDFPQEEIARVMGCAVGTVNSSVSRGLERLRTELGEVG; this is encoded by the coding sequence TTGGAGCACGCGCTCGCCGACTACTACGACGCGGGCCTGCGCCTGGCCTGGCTGCTGCTCGGCGACCGCGAGCTCGCCGAGGACGCCGTCGGTGAGGCTCTCGCCCGGACGTGGCGCCGTGCCCGCCGCGGGGGTATCGACAATCCGCGTGCCTCCTTGCGGCAGGCGATCGCCAACGAGTCCCGCAGCCGCATCCGACGGCTTGTGCGGGAGCGGCGGGCGCGGGAGCGCCGCGACGGGAATGACCGCGGCGGCCGAGCGGCGGACGAGCAGGTCGCCGACGCCGACGCGCTCGGTCGCGCGTTGCAGCGCCTGCCCGCGCGCCAGCGGACCGCGGTGGTGCTCTTCTACTACGAGGACTTCCCCCAGGAGGAGATCGCCCGCGTCATGGGCTGCGCGGTCGGCACGGTCAACAGCAGCGTCTCCCGCGGGCTCGAACGGCTGCGAACCGAACTCGGAGAGGTGGGTTAG